In Streptomyces sp. SLBN-118, the following are encoded in one genomic region:
- a CDS encoding M1 family metallopeptidase, whose amino-acid sequence MRDSYLPQHGDSGYRTTEYDLEVDYRPHTGRLSGRARISAVAQRNLAEVALDLGQFRINRVLVDGGRPARYTHRADKLRIRPAKPLRAGSAFTVEVRYTGVPHPVRTRDWGDLGWEQLEEGALVASQPSGARSWFPCNDRPSDKAVYRIAVTAPSPYTVVANGTLTSRSISASTTTWVYEQSAPMATYLATVQIGPYELVDVAHAGRVPQPAAVPRELLRRFEHDFARQPQMMAAFTDLFGPYPFDDYAVVVVDEELDVPVEAQGLSIFGSNHVDGRRGSERLIAHELAHQWFGNSLTVADWRHIWLNEGFAKYAEWLWSEVSGGPSAAALAAKSRARLAMMRQDIRIGDPGLRRLFDDRLYERGGLTMHALRTVIGHAAFVAVLREWTTTRRYGVVTTEEFIALAQRYSEHPLDGLFRMWLYDEKLPALPQARR is encoded by the coding sequence GTGAGGGATTCGTACCTGCCGCAGCACGGTGACAGCGGCTACCGCACCACGGAGTACGACCTGGAGGTGGACTATCGTCCGCACACCGGCCGCCTGTCCGGCCGGGCCAGGATCAGCGCCGTCGCCCAGCGAAACCTGGCCGAAGTGGCCCTGGACCTCGGCCAGTTCCGCATCAACCGCGTCCTCGTCGACGGCGGCCGCCCGGCGCGGTACACCCACCGCGCCGACAAACTGCGCATCCGGCCCGCCAAGCCGCTGCGCGCCGGGTCCGCGTTCACGGTCGAGGTGCGCTACACCGGCGTCCCCCATCCCGTCCGCACCCGGGACTGGGGGGACCTCGGCTGGGAGCAGCTGGAGGAGGGCGCGCTGGTGGCCTCCCAGCCCAGTGGCGCGCGCTCCTGGTTCCCGTGCAACGACCGGCCCAGCGACAAGGCCGTCTACCGGATCGCTGTGACCGCCCCCTCGCCGTACACCGTGGTCGCCAACGGGACCCTGACCTCCCGCTCGATCAGCGCCTCCACGACGACCTGGGTGTACGAACAGTCCGCGCCGATGGCGACGTATCTGGCGACCGTCCAGATCGGTCCGTACGAACTGGTCGATGTCGCCCACGCCGGACGCGTGCCGCAACCCGCTGCCGTGCCGCGCGAACTGCTCCGGCGCTTCGAGCACGACTTCGCCCGGCAGCCCCAGATGATGGCTGCCTTCACGGACCTCTTCGGCCCGTACCCCTTCGACGACTACGCCGTCGTCGTGGTCGACGAAGAACTCGACGTGCCCGTCGAGGCGCAGGGCCTGTCGATCTTCGGGTCCAACCATGTCGACGGGCGGCGCGGCAGCGAGCGCCTGATCGCGCACGAACTGGCCCACCAGTGGTTCGGCAACAGCCTGACGGTCGCTGACTGGCGGCACATCTGGCTCAACGAGGGCTTCGCGAAATACGCGGAATGGCTCTGGTCCGAGGTCTCTGGCGGGCCCTCGGCCGCGGCACTCGCGGCCAAGTCCCGTGCCAGGCTCGCCATGATGCGGCAGGACATCAGGATCGGCGACCCCGGGCTGCGGCGGCTGTTCGACGACCGGCTCTACGAGCGGGGCGGGCTCACGATGCATGCGCTGCGGACGGTGATCGGGCATGCGGCGTTCGTGGCGGTGCTGCGGGAGTGGACGACGACGCGGCGGTACGGGGTGGTGACGACGGAGGAGTTCATCGCGCTCGCGCAGAGGTACTCGGAGCATCCGCTCGACGGGCTGTTCCGTATGTGGCTGTACGACGAGAAGCTGCCGGCGTTGCCGCAGGCGCGGCGCTGA